The Rhinoderma darwinii isolate aRhiDar2 chromosome 11, aRhiDar2.hap1, whole genome shotgun sequence genome window below encodes:
- the LOC142662985 gene encoding histone H2B 1.1 — protein MPEPAKSAPAPKKGSKKAVTKTQKKDGKKRRKSRKESYAIYVYKVLKQVHPDTGISSKAMGIMNSFVNDIFERIAGEASRLAHYNKRSTITSREIQTAVRLLLPGELAKHAVSEGTKAVTKYTSAK, from the coding sequence ATGCCTGAGCCCGCTAAATCTGCCCCGGCGCCCAAGAAGGGCTCCAAGAAAGCCGTCACCAAGACACAGAAGAAGGACGGCAAGAAGCGGAGAAAGAGCAGGAAGGAGAGCTACGCCATTTACGTGTACAAGGTGCTCAAGCAGGTTCACCCTGACACCGGCATCTCGTCCAAGGCCATGGGCATCATGAACtccttcgtcaatgacatcttcgagCGCATCGCAGGGGAAGCCTCCCGCCTGGCTCACTACAACAAGCGCTCCACCATCACCTCCCGGGAGATCCAGACTGCCGTGCGCCTGCTGCTGCCTGGAGAGCTGGCCAAGCACGCCGTGTCCGAGGGCACCAAGGCCGTCACCAAGTACACCAGCGCCAAGTAA
- the LOC142662986 gene encoding histone H2A type 1-like, with amino-acid sequence MSGRRKQGGKVRAKAKTHSSRAGLQFPVGRVHRLLRKGNYAERVGAGAPVYLASVLEYLTAEILELAGNAARDNKKTRIIPRHLQLAVHNDEELNKLLGGVTIAQGGVLPNIQAVLLPKKTESSKSAKSK; translated from the coding sequence ATGTCTGGAAGACGAAAGCAAGGAGGCAAAGTGCGGGCTAAAGCCAAGACCCACTCATCCCGGGCAGGACTTCAGTTCCCTGtcggtcgtgtgcacagacttCTCCGCAAGGGCAACTACGCTGAGAGGGTCGGCGCCGGCGCTCCGGTCTACCTGGCCTCTGTGCTGGAATATCTGACTGCTGAGATCCTGGAGCTGGCCGGAAATGCCGCCCGGGACAACAAGAAGACCCGAATCATCCCCCGTCACCTGCAGCTGGCCGTGCACAATGACGAGGAGCTCAACAAACTGCTGGGTGGTGTGACCATCGCTCAGGGAGGCGTCCTGCCCAACATCCAGGCCGTTCTGCTGCCCAAGAAGACCGAGAGCAGCAAAAGCGCCAAGAGCAAGTGA
- the LOC142663789 gene encoding histone H4: MSGRGKGGKGLGKGGAKRHRKVLRDNIQGITKPAIRRLARRGGVKRISGLIYEETRGVLKVFLENVIRDAVTYTEHAKRKTVTAMDVVYALKRQGRTLYGFGG; encoded by the coding sequence ATGTCTGGTCGtggtaaaggaggaaaaggactcggaaagggcggtgccaagcggcacaggaaggtgctccgtgataacatccagggcatcaccaagcctgcaatccgccgtctagctcgcaggggaggcgtcaaacgcatctccggtctcatctatgaagagactcgcggcgtcctgaaggttttcctggagaacgtcatccgtgacgccgtcacctacaccgagcacGCTAAGAGGAAGACCGTCACCGCTATGGACGTGGTGTACGCGCTCAAACGCCAGGGCCGCACTCTCTACGGCTTCGGAGGTTAA
- the LOC142663776 gene encoding histone H2A type 1-like, giving the protein MSGRGKQGGKVRAKAKTRSSRAGLQFPVGRVHRLLRKGNYAQRVGAGAPVYMAAVLEYLTAEILELAGNAARDNKKTRIIPRHLQLAVRNDEELNKLLGGVTIAQGGVLPNIQAVLLPKKTESSKSAKSK; this is encoded by the coding sequence ATGTCTGGACGTGGTAAGCAGGGAGGCAAAGTGCGGGCTAAAGCCAAGACGCGCTCATCTCGGGCAGGACTTCAGTTCCCTGtcggtcgtgtgcacagacttCTACGCAAGGGCAACTACGCTCAGAGGGTCGGCGCCGGCGCTCCGGTATACATGGCCGCTGTGCTTGAATATCTGACCGCTGAGATCCTGGAACTGGCCGGAAATGCCGCCCGGGACAACAAGAAGACCCGAATCATCCCCCGTCACCTGCAGCTGGCCGTGCGCAATGACGAGGAGCTCAACAAACTGCTGGGTGGTGTGACCATCGCTCAGGGAGGCGTCCTGCCCAACATCCAGGCCGTTCTGCTGCCCAAGAAGACCGAGAGCAGCAAAAGCGCCAAGAGCAAGTGA